From Burkholderia sp. WP9, a single genomic window includes:
- a CDS encoding IclR family transcriptional regulator — translation MAKEEQTGAGRKHAKARGTAASISHDDVSSPARLDAAESPDATDEDSAGGSTYLVPGLERGLRILAEFSAREPVLGAPELSKRIGIPRTTTFRLLQTLEALGFLERVNGDRYFRLSVAVLRLGFEYLSSLELTDVGTPILERLRDATGLSTHLLIRDQRDVVFVAKAQTHAPMFSSVKVHVGTRLPAHATVHGQVLMGDLSFEELRQLYPEPELERFTERTPATVEELYGRVRESAALGYALSEASFERGISVVSAPVRDQSGKIVAALTVTIPRSDIGEAEEREPLIIAVCQAALELSERLSYRPRPDDPTAAQARRKPVAAS, via the coding sequence ATGGCAAAAGAAGAGCAGACAGGAGCGGGACGCAAGCACGCAAAGGCACGCGGCACGGCAGCCTCGATTTCGCACGACGACGTGTCGTCGCCGGCCCGGTTGGACGCCGCCGAATCCCCGGATGCCACCGACGAAGACAGCGCCGGCGGATCGACATATCTCGTGCCTGGCCTCGAACGCGGCCTGCGCATTCTTGCGGAATTCAGCGCGCGTGAGCCGGTGCTCGGCGCACCGGAATTGTCCAAGCGTATCGGCATTCCGCGCACCACCACGTTCCGCCTATTGCAGACGCTCGAAGCGCTCGGCTTTCTGGAGCGCGTCAACGGTGACCGCTATTTCCGCCTGAGCGTTGCGGTATTGCGTCTCGGCTTCGAATATCTGAGTTCGCTCGAATTGACCGATGTCGGCACGCCGATTCTCGAACGCCTGCGCGACGCCACGGGTTTGAGCACGCATCTGCTGATTCGCGATCAGCGCGACGTGGTGTTCGTCGCCAAGGCGCAAACCCATGCGCCCATGTTCAGTTCAGTGAAGGTCCATGTCGGCACGCGTTTGCCCGCTCATGCGACGGTGCACGGTCAGGTGTTGATGGGCGATCTGAGCTTCGAGGAGTTGCGCCAGTTGTACCCCGAGCCGGAGCTCGAGCGTTTCACCGAGCGCACGCCGGCCACCGTGGAAGAACTGTATGGGAGAGTGCGCGAAAGCGCGGCGCTCGGTTATGCGTTGAGCGAAGCGTCGTTCGAGCGCGGTATTTCAGTGGTGAGCGCGCCGGTGCGCGACCAGAGCGGCAAGATCGTGGCCGCGCTGACCGTCACCATTCCGCGTTCGGATATCGGCGAAGCCGAAGAGCGCGAGCCGCTCATCATTGCGGTTTGCCAGGCGGCGCTCGAACTCTCCGAGCGACTCAGCTATCGGCCGCGTCCGGACGATCCGACCGCGGCTCAGGCGCGCCGCAAGCCGGTGGCGGCGAGCTGA
- a CDS encoding porin, protein MKHIIAAGLTAICATTGAWAQSSVTLYGSLDAGIAYVSNVGGHSKWMEEQGNMQPDRWGLKGVEDLGGGLKTVFQLENGFYTNTGAFAKSGVLFNRQAFVGLSSDTVGTVTLGHQTPFSFDVLGPLSTAYLAASWYAFHPGNIDELADTGVVPFDNSVKFRSASFNGFQVGAMMGLGNTTNFSTGKTLSFALSYANGPFKAGATYANEHNRTPSIVTTGITNFQGVAAANYTADKVENMGAGASYQFGKLLVHGLYTRVKLESAGHSDTYQSYDVGANYQFTPFNSVAGGAATTTLAGHRWTQFEIGDIYALSKSTQLYVNALYERAGSNTDAAFFTAGVSSGRNQTIILTGIHHSF, encoded by the coding sequence GTGAAGCACATCATTGCGGCCGGCTTGACGGCAATCTGCGCAACGACAGGCGCATGGGCGCAGAGCAGCGTGACGCTATACGGCAGCCTGGATGCCGGTATTGCGTATGTCAGCAATGTAGGCGGCCATTCGAAATGGATGGAAGAACAAGGCAACATGCAGCCTGACCGCTGGGGCCTGAAGGGTGTGGAAGATCTGGGCGGCGGGCTGAAGACGGTCTTCCAGTTGGAAAACGGCTTTTATACGAACACCGGCGCGTTCGCGAAATCCGGCGTGCTGTTCAATCGGCAGGCGTTTGTCGGCTTGAGCTCCGACACGGTCGGCACGGTGACGCTCGGTCATCAGACGCCGTTCAGCTTCGACGTGCTGGGTCCGCTGAGCACCGCTTATCTGGCTGCGAGCTGGTACGCGTTCCACCCGGGCAATATCGACGAACTGGCCGACACGGGCGTGGTGCCGTTCGACAATTCGGTGAAATTCCGCTCGGCGAGTTTCAACGGCTTCCAGGTCGGCGCGATGATGGGTCTTGGCAACACGACCAACTTCTCGACCGGCAAGACACTGAGCTTTGCGCTTAGCTATGCGAACGGTCCGTTCAAGGCCGGCGCGACGTATGCGAACGAGCACAATCGCACGCCGTCGATCGTCACGACGGGCATTACCAACTTCCAGGGCGTGGCCGCAGCCAATTACACCGCAGACAAAGTGGAAAACATGGGTGCGGGCGCGTCATACCAGTTCGGTAAGCTGCTGGTGCACGGTCTGTACACGCGCGTGAAGCTGGAGTCGGCCGGGCATTCGGACACGTATCAGAGCTACGATGTCGGCGCGAACTATCAGTTCACGCCGTTCAACTCGGTAGCCGGCGGCGCTGCCACGACGACGTTGGCGGGCCACCGCTGGACGCAATTCGAAATCGGCGATATCTACGCGCTGTCCAAGTCGACGCAGCTGTACGTGAATGCGCTGTACGAGCGCGCGGGTTCGAACACGGATGCAGCGTTCTTTACGGCGGGTGTGTCGAGTGGCCGGAATCAGACGATCATCCTGACCGGCATTCACCACTCGTTCTGA